Part of the Halopenitus persicus genome is shown below.
AACAGTATATCTGGGAAACGTACCTATAGTTCATACTGTGTATTTTAACCACAAGTTTGAAGGCGTGTGTTAACGAAGTACGGATGATGACCGTCGAGACTATCGACCGCGTCGCGGTGTTGGGCGCGGGCAGTATGGGACACGGTATCGCCGAGGTCGCGGCGATCGGCGGCTACGACGTCGTCGTCCGCGACCTGGAGGACGAGCTCGTGGAGGACGGGCTCGAACAGATCGAGTGGAGCCTCGGGAAGCTCGCGGAGAAGGGACGGATCGACGGGTCCGCCGAGGACGTCTTCGCGCGCGTCGAGGGGACCACCGACCTCGAGGCGGCCGTCGAGGACGCCGACCTCGTGATCGAGGCCGTCCCCGAACGGATGTCGATCAAGAAGGACACCTTCAGCGAGGTCGACGAGTACGCGCCCGATCACGCCATCCTCGCGAGCAACACCTCGGGACTCTCCATCACCGAGATGGCGACCGCGACCGACCGGCCCGAGCAGGTCGTCGGGACGCACTACTTCAACCCGCCCATCCGGATGGACCTCATCGAGGTCGTCCACGGCGAGGAGACCAGCGAGGAGACGATCGAGACGATGCACGCCTACGCCGACTCGGTCGGCAAGACCGCCATCGACGTGAAAAAGGACGTCCACGGCTTCGTCGTCAACAACGTCCTCGTCCCGTTCATGGAGGAGCCGGCCTGGATGCTCGAGGAGGGGTTGACCACGATCGAGACGGCCGACGCGGCGATGGTCTACCAGCGCGGCTATCCGATGGGCCCCTTCGAGCTCTCCGACTACAGCGGGATCGACATCGGCTATCACTTCCGTGAGGACTCGCGGTACGAGGCCCCGCCGCCGATCGCGCGCAAGGTCGAGAACGAGGAGCTCGGCCGCAAGACCGGCACCGGCTTCTACGAGTACGAGGACGGCGAGGGGACGACCTACGACTTTCACGACCGCGAGGGCTTCGACACCCTCCGCGTCGAGGCGCGGATGATAAACGAGGCCGCCAGGCTCATCGGCGAGGGCGTCGCCACCGCCGAGGACGTCGACCTCGGCATTCGGCTCGGCGGCCGGTTCCCGATCGGCG
Proteins encoded:
- a CDS encoding 3-hydroxyacyl-CoA dehydrogenase/enoyl-CoA hydratase family protein gives rise to the protein MTVETIDRVAVLGAGSMGHGIAEVAAIGGYDVVVRDLEDELVEDGLEQIEWSLGKLAEKGRIDGSAEDVFARVEGTTDLEAAVEDADLVIEAVPERMSIKKDTFSEVDEYAPDHAILASNTSGLSITEMATATDRPEQVVGTHYFNPPIRMDLIEVVHGEETSEETIETMHAYADSVGKTAIDVKKDVHGFVVNNVLVPFMEEPAWMLEEGLTTIETADAAMVYQRGYPMGPFELSDYSGIDIGYHFREDSRYEAPPPIARKVENEELGRKTGTGFYEYEDGEGTTYDFHDREGFDTLRVEARMINEAARLIGEGVATAEDVDLGIRLGGRFPIGVCRLADQIGIDVVLEKLRSLHEEYGEERYEPADHLVALVEAGKTGEDAGIGFYDYHGQWPYQFLNVDLDDRGVLSIEFDRPERLNAFSEEMFAEVQRALEDAPVEDVSCVVFSGAGDQFSAGADITGFLTNAPTEIMDVEESIEAVHEFPRPTIAKIDGFCLGGGLELSLACDLRIASERSTLGSPEIDLGLIPGGGGTQRLTRIVGETRAKELVFRGNHISAERAADWGILNRAVPGDEFEETVGEFVDDIATGPKTALKVAKKVINEGQNASLEAGLAMESQGFGLLTTTDDVIEGVDAFRNDREPEFQ